Genomic segment of Mucilaginibacter sabulilitoris:
GGCATATTATCAACTCCGCTGCATGAAAGCTCGCTGACTGAGATTCCTGTTTTTTATGAAAACTTTGTGGCTTATGTATCTAAAAACAGCAAACTCTCCAAAAAGAAGAATATTGTACCGGATGATATTGATATGGAAGAGATCTGGATACTGAATGAAGGGCATTGTATGCGCGAGCAGGTTTTAAACATTTGCCAGCGGCGTAAATCAACTAAAGGTTTTCAGCATTTTGAATATAATACCGGTAGTGTTGAAACGCTAAAGCGCATGGTTGACCAAAACAGTGGAGCCACTGTTTTACCAGAACTCGCCCTGGCCGACCTGAGCGACAAACAGCTTGACAAGGTGCGTTACTTTAAATCGCCAGAGCCAGCCCGAGAGGTAAGCATTGTAATACAGCGTAATTTTTTAAAACGACGTCTGATAGAGGCCCTAAAAAATGAGATACTTGAATTTGTACCCAAACGAATGAAAAGTAAGAAGAAAAAAGAGGTGATAGATATTTAGTGGTCTTTAAATTGTTTT
This window contains:
- a CDS encoding hydrogen peroxide-inducible genes activator; translation: MTITQLEYIVAVDTYRSFVLAAEKCFVTQPTLSMQVQKLEDTLGVKIFDRSKQPVTPTEIGIEIITQARIMLSESEKIKEIITDRQKELSGELRVGIIPTVAPYILPKIIRGFIERYPQVKLIVWEQTTEEIVQQLKLGMIDCGILSTPLHESSLTEIPVFYENFVAYVSKNSKLSKKKNIVPDDIDMEEIWILNEGHCMREQVLNICQRRKSTKGFQHFEYNTGSVETLKRMVDQNSGATVLPELALADLSDKQLDKVRYFKSPEPAREVSIVIQRNFLKRRLIEALKNEILEFVPKRMKSKKKKEVIDI